A section of the Streptomyces sp. NBC_00178 genome encodes:
- a CDS encoding DMT family transporter, which translates to MSLLVIALSVAAACCAGFGFVLQQDAARHAPPSDFLSPRLLLDLMKVPSWLAGIGLMICGMVLGALALGRGEVSVVEPLLATNLLFALALSRFLTGQRLGRQGWGGLWLLAGGVTAFLLAGQPRGGEAVTEPLRHWLVIGLVVGLALALTAFARHPRMPWTPTLLGLAGGLLYGLQDALTRVCVLRLEEGGWAALFTGWQPYALVVLGVTSLILVQSAFEAGPLRMSLPALTAAQPLAGIVCGIGFLGDQVRTDTGALAWQAAGLAAIVAGIVLLGLHPAMPAGKEKHGATAADRLMLDGRHDSG; encoded by the coding sequence GTGTCCTTGCTGGTGATCGCCCTTTCCGTGGCCGCGGCGTGCTGTGCGGGCTTCGGTTTCGTCCTGCAGCAGGACGCGGCCCGCCACGCGCCTCCGAGTGATTTCCTCTCCCCCCGGCTGCTGCTGGACCTGATGAAGGTGCCGAGCTGGCTGGCCGGGATCGGCCTGATGATCTGCGGCATGGTCCTCGGTGCGCTGGCGCTCGGGCGCGGCGAGGTCTCGGTCGTCGAACCGCTGCTGGCCACCAATCTGCTCTTCGCGCTCGCGCTCTCGCGCTTCCTCACCGGACAGCGTCTCGGCCGCCAGGGCTGGGGCGGCCTCTGGCTGCTGGCCGGCGGCGTCACCGCGTTCCTGCTGGCCGGCCAGCCGCGCGGCGGCGAGGCGGTGACGGAACCCCTGAGGCACTGGCTGGTGATCGGCCTGGTGGTCGGGCTCGCGCTGGCCCTGACCGCCTTCGCCAGACACCCGCGCATGCCGTGGACCCCCACGCTGCTGGGTCTGGCGGGAGGTCTGCTGTACGGGCTCCAGGACGCCCTGACCCGGGTCTGCGTCCTGCGGCTGGAGGAGGGCGGGTGGGCGGCGCTGTTCACGGGCTGGCAGCCGTACGCCCTCGTCGTGCTGGGTGTGACCAGCCTGATCCTCGTCCAGAGTGCGTTCGAGGCGGGTCCGCTGCGGATGTCGCTGCCCGCGCTGACCGCCGCCCAGCCGCTCGCCGGGATCGTCTGCGGGATCGGCTTCCTCGGCGACCAGGTGCGCACCGACACCGGCGCGCTGGCCTGGCAGGCCGCGGGGCTGGCGGCGATCGTGGCCGGGATCGTGCTGCTGGGGCTGCACCCGGCGATGCCGGCGGGGAAGGAGAAGCACGGTGCCACGGCCGCCGACCGGTTGATGTTGGATGGACGGCATGACTCCGGCTGA